The segment TTCCTTTTGTCAAACCGAAAAAAGAGATTTACAATCTCGATACCGAATATCCAGGAATAATTGCTGAGGTTAGTCATATCGGAACAAAGGGCGGTTATCGGATCGCCACTGTTACCATCCATCCTCTTCAATATGTCCCGGTAGATAAGGCATTATACTTATACACAGATATCAAATTGAGGATAAGATATGAAGAGGGAAGAGTAGAAAAAGAAACGGTCTGGTTGGAACAATATGAAATGCAGAAAGCAGCGGTCAGGAGACTGGTCGAAAATCCGGAAGATGTCGAAGTATGGGGTCCTGCAGTCAGAGAATGTTCAAGGGGGTTGTCCTTTGGAGAACGCGGTCCCACTTTTACAAATCCGGAGTACGTGATCATGGCGCCGAGTGCATATACTTCGTATTTTCAAGGGATGCGGGATTGGAAATCAAAGAAAGGCGTGCCGACCGAAGTGATCGAGCTTGAATGGATTCTCAGTAATTACTCTGGGTCTAATGATCAGACAAAGGTGCGGAACTTTATCATCGATTACAATACCAATCATGGAACCCAGTATTTTCTCTGTGTGGGGGATTTCGATGTCTTTCCGATGAATCTGGTTAATACGGTGGACGACCCGAATACACCGAGTGATTTCTGGTATGCGGATTATGATGACGACCTTTATACCGAGGCATACATCGGCAGGGCTTCAGTCAGCAATGCCACCGAGGTCCAGACATTCATCAATAAAGCAATGCAGTACGAAACAAATGCACCTTCAAACGGCTATCATGAAAAGATATTCCTTCCTGCTTATCTTTTGTGGAGTGGCTATGGTTGTCCGGTGAACGATACAATCGCCAAGTATGATCCGAGTTCGTGGCTTGATGCAAAACGTTATGATGAGATCGATCCTCTGTCCACCCAGGAGATAAGCGACAGTCTCAATGTCGGTTTCGGTTATACTAATATCGCGGCCCACGGTGACTGGGACCGCTGGGGCGGTACTTCCTATCATACCAATGCGGATGCCGATGCGTTGACGAATGCACCGCCGCGCACCGGTGTTATGACGGCGATTTCGTGTAATATCGGTCAACTCGATTACAGCAGCGGGGATTGTTATGTCGAGCACATTATGAATAATCCCAACGGCGGAGCAGTCGCATTCTGGGGCAACAGCCGACACGGTTACGGTCAGATCGACAGCTACGGTCGTTCTGAATGGCAATGCATCTGGTTCTATGATGAGTTGACCAACAACAATGTTTATCGGATAGGCAACACCATCGGTGAGGTGAATGACCGATGCGCACCATACGCTCCTGGCGATGAGTATGTTTTTCACTGCATGAATACCTGCGTACTCTTCGGTGATCCGGAGATGTCGATGTGGATCTATACACCCCAGGATCTGGTCGTCACCCATAACAGTCTCATCCCGCTCGGCTCAGGAACGTTCACCGTGACAGTGGAGGATAATCGTGCGCCGGTACAGAACGCCCGGGTCTGCTTGATGAGCAAACTTGATACCCTGTACCGCTGTGGTTATACCGATGCATCAGGGGTCGTGACCTTCAACACCAGCACCGATACAGAAGGAGATACTGTCTGGGTGACTGTGAGCAAGCTTGATTATCGTCCTTATGAGGGTTATGCGATTACCACACTCATCGGCGTTGATGAGTGGAATGGTTGTAAGCCCATCCGATTCGCTCTTGCTCCACCTCACCCGAATCCGGCATACGGCCGTCTGACCTTCTGGTATTCATTACCGCAATCATGTAAAGCGTCTCTCAGAGTTTACGATGCAACAGGTCAGCTGGTTAAAGAGTTGATTTCAGGACATCATCAGGTAGGTACCCATCAGGTGGTATGGAACAGTGAAATCGACGATGTGCCGGCAGGAGTCTACTTTGTAAGATTGATCGCACAGAATCGGGTTGCACAGCAGAAGATTATCATCGTGAAAAACTGATTCTACAGAAACGTCCCGCCTTAAAAGGCGGGACGTTTTTTTATATAGAACAGAAACCTTTATACAGAGATCGTCGTCATGAAACTAAAGATATACAGCAGCGGACTCTTACTCTGTCTTCTGACGACCGCCATGGTTTATCTTCCTTTTACAAAATCGACTTTACACCGTGAACCCCGTTTTCCTGCAGACCGTTATTTTAGAGAAGGGATGACGGCGTTTTCCGCGGGTTTGTTGTCGCAGTCTGAAAAGGCGTTTAAACTGTCGCTTAAATATCAACCCCATTATGCACCGTCACATTATTATCTGGCAGAGATATATACACTTCAGGGATTACGTGAAGCGGCGAAAGCGGAATTAATCCAGGTGATGAAACTCGATCCGGAATGCGCCTTTGCCTGCTATAAACTCGGTCAGATCTTTCGAAAAGAGGGAGAGTATGAAAAAGCCGTATTCTTCTTTAAAAAGACGATTGCGCTATCTCCCGGGTATCGCGAGGCTTACTGGGATCTGGCTCAATTGTACCTTGAACAGGGTGATTTTGTCAACGCCGAACGGATTTATCAGAAACTCAAGGATTCGGAAAGCAGGGATTAATCGATGAAATACAGGGTGTTGATTGTCTGTTTATGGCTGGCGGTCATCGGCTTCAAAGTCATCATCAACTTCAATAACGACAAATTCAATTTCAAGAACGACACGGCACTATTCTGGACCGAATCAGCCCTTCAATACCGAACCGCGTATCTTATCGGAACATACGGCTGCATCCCTGAAACCGACCAGCGCCTTCAATATCCTGAAGGGTTGCAGATAAAGGCACGCTTGACCGTTCTGATGGAAGCGGTCAGCGGTTATCTCTATTATCTCTTTATTCCGAAGAGTATGCCGTTTCATGTGTATCTTATCATCTTTATCGCGGTTTTTTCTTCTTTTTCTGTTTTTCCGTTATACGGTATCGCTTCTCTGATCAGCGGAAAAAGGAGCGCCGGTTTTGCCGCGGCGTTGCTCTATGCGGCGACACCGGCGGTTTACACCACGGTAACCGCACCGGGCTTTGAATATCAGGATTTCGCTTTACCGCTGATATTCATCCATCTCTATTTCTTTATCAGGGCGCTCAAAGAAAGGAAGGGGTTTTCCGAATCCTATGCTTTTTTATCTGGTGTTTTTCTGTTTGCGGCGTTCGCTTCGTGGCACATGACGCAGTTCTATTATGTTCTGTTTGTGATATTTATCGCACTCTGCTTTCTTTTCCTGCCGGATTTCAATATCAAACCGTTCTATTTAATCACGGCGGCCGCTTTCCTCGCCGGTATTCTTTTGCCGTCTCAATCAAGCGCCTGTTTCATCCTTTCTCTTTCAATGCTGCTTTCCTACAGTCTGATCATTACGTCCCTCACACCTTTTAAAAACCGTCTTCGTCGCCGATTGCTTTTTGTACTGTTCTGCATCTTTTCTTTTTTCATAACCTGGTACATCTCTTTTGTATCTGTTCCTGAATACCGTTTCGTATACGGCTTTATGTGGGAAAGGATAAAACATCTGGGCATCGGGTCGGTCAACCGTGCACAACTTCCGTGGGAAACGCTCGTGATGTGGGTTTCACCATTCACCGGTCCTTCATTGTACACAATCATTCGAACAATGGGTGCACTTTTGATCCTCGGAGGGGCGGGATTTGTTATCGGCGTTCGTCGGGCATTGTTTGATTCCGAACTCGCTCCCAAATTGATTTTATACTTCTGTGTGGTATTTTTCCCGCTCTATCTTCTTTTGATCCGACTCGATGCCTTCTTTGTTTTCTTCCTGGCGACGGCATCGGTCTATCTCTTTTTGATCACCAAGAAAGCGATCAGGCTCGGTTACATCGTCGGCATCGCAATCAATATTTTTTTGCTGCTGACTGCGCCGGCTCGTATTGTATCTCCTGATTTGAATTATCTGCTCGGTATGATAAAATATTTACGCTTGAATACAGAACTCGATTCGCCGATCCTCACAAGTTTCGCTTACGGACCGACGGTAAGCACTTATACTGCAAGACCCATTCTGCTCCATCCCAAATTTGAAGCCGCACACATAACTTACAAGATAAAGGTTTTCGAACATCGTCTGTTCCAGAACGAAGAGGCTTTCTATTCATTCTGCAGGAGCTATGGTGCACGGTATTTCATCTATCAAACAGATATGTTGCTCGGTTTGAATCACGAATCGATGAGGTATCGGACGCATAATTTTAAGGTCTCGAAAAATTCCACGGCTTTCAAGATGCATTTCCAGCCGCTCAGTTTAAGACATTTTAAACTTCTGTATTCGAATCCTCATTACCGTATTTATAAAGTACTGGATAGGTCTGAAAAGGCGTATTCTGAAAATCCGGAATACTTCCGCGTCTATGACGAAACCTATTTTAATCTAAGTGACTATGGTATATATTAAAAAATTTTTATTATGAAGAAACTGATCTTCTTTATCCGCTCGATCCGCTGGTTTGAGATCGGGGTGCGCATGGGCGGACCCCTGACAGCGATGCTCATCGTACTACCGGCGCATACGCGGCTTCACTTGATGAAGATGGGGCTGGCTTTACTGGCTTTTTTCTTCGGGTGGGTTCACGG is part of the candidate division WOR-3 bacterium genome and harbors:
- a CDS encoding T9SS type A sorting domain-containing protein; this encodes MFNKRYCSVVLLIPLLLFSGYIEKEISYSRADLTFEKFEGYDIVRLAGCQPTTLIGEPQLAIDPLLFLIPPTAEIEEIEILSAKKTLVNGSFNILPTQYPRPFSLDDVSLPFVKPKKEIYNLDTEYPGIIAEVSHIGTKGGYRIATVTIHPLQYVPVDKALYLYTDIKLRIRYEEGRVEKETVWLEQYEMQKAAVRRLVENPEDVEVWGPAVRECSRGLSFGERGPTFTNPEYVIMAPSAYTSYFQGMRDWKSKKGVPTEVIELEWILSNYSGSNDQTKVRNFIIDYNTNHGTQYFLCVGDFDVFPMNLVNTVDDPNTPSDFWYADYDDDLYTEAYIGRASVSNATEVQTFINKAMQYETNAPSNGYHEKIFLPAYLLWSGYGCPVNDTIAKYDPSSWLDAKRYDEIDPLSTQEISDSLNVGFGYTNIAAHGDWDRWGGTSYHTNADADALTNAPPRTGVMTAISCNIGQLDYSSGDCYVEHIMNNPNGGAVAFWGNSRHGYGQIDSYGRSEWQCIWFYDELTNNNVYRIGNTIGEVNDRCAPYAPGDEYVFHCMNTCVLFGDPEMSMWIYTPQDLVVTHNSLIPLGSGTFTVTVEDNRAPVQNARVCLMSKLDTLYRCGYTDASGVVTFNTSTDTEGDTVWVTVSKLDYRPYEGYAITTLIGVDEWNGCKPIRFALAPPHPNPAYGRLTFWYSLPQSCKASLRVYDATGQLVKELISGHHQVGTHQVVWNSEIDDVPAGVYFVRLIAQNRVAQQKIIIVKN
- a CDS encoding tetratricopeptide repeat protein produces the protein MKLKIYSSGLLLCLLTTAMVYLPFTKSTLHREPRFPADRYFREGMTAFSAGLLSQSEKAFKLSLKYQPHYAPSHYYLAEIYTLQGLREAAKAELIQVMKLDPECAFACYKLGQIFRKEGEYEKAVFFFKKTIALSPGYREAYWDLAQLYLEQGDFVNAERIYQKLKDSESRD